The genomic stretch TTCGGTGAGCTCGCGCAACGCCGCCACCTTGTCTTCCGGCATCAGGCCGGCCCGCCACTCGTCCACCCCCAGCTCCTTGGCGACCCGCTCGGCCACTTGCTCGTTGTCGCCGGTGAGCAGCAGGGTGCGGCGCACGCCCTGGCGCTTGAGCTCCGCCAGCGCCGCGGCGGCTTCCGGGCGTACTTGATCCTCGATGGCGATGGCTCCGGCGATGGTGGCGGTGGCGGCGCCGGGATGGGTTGAATCAGTGCCGGCGACGAAGACCACCGTCTTGCCGCCGGCTTCGAGCTCCTCGATCTTCTGCAGGTCTTCCGCCGAGGGGCGGAATCCGGCGGTGTCGAAGGCGAAGTCCTGGCGGCCCACCGCCACGTGCCGCCCCTCGACCTCCGCCACCGCTCCCTGGCCGCGGTGGTTGCGCAGGTTGCGGGCCGCCGGGGTGGCGATCTGCCGAGCCGCCGCGTGCTCCACGATGGCCTGTGCCAGGTGGTGCTCGGAAAGGTGCTCTACCGCCGCCGCCAGGGCCAGCACGCGCTGCTCGTCGCCGCCCGCCAGCGGTACCACCGAGGTCACCGCCGGCCGGCCGCGGGTGAGGGTGCCGGTCTTGTCGAAGGCCACCACCTCCAGATGGGCGAATTCCTCCATGGGTGCTCCGCCCTTGAAGAGCAGGCCGCGGCGGGCGGCGTGGGCGAGGGCGGCGAGGATCGTGGCGGGGGTGGAGATCACCACAGCACAGGGAGAGGCCACCACCAGCAGGGTCATGGCGCGATAGAAGGTGGGCTCGAAGGCCTGACCGAAGGCCAGCGGCGCCAGCACCGCCACCGTCGCGGCGAAGAGCACCGTGGCGGTGTAGCCTTGCTCGAAGCGGTCGATGAAGCGCTGGGTCGGAGCCTTGGCTTCCCGTGCTTCCTGCACCAAGTGGATCATTCGCGACAGGGCCGACTCCGACTCCAGCTTTTCGACCGTCACAGACACCGTGCCGCCGACGTTGATGGAGCCGGCGAGGACTGGCTCACCGGCGGACCGGCTCACCGGCATGGACTCGCCGGTCAGAGCGGCCTGGTCGACGGCGGTGTGGCCGGCCTCGACGCTGCCGTCCACCGGGATCCGTTCGCCGGGGCGCACCCGGACCCTCTCCCCGAGGCTCAGCTCGGCCACCGGGACTCGTTCTTCCTCGTCGCTCTCGGTGAGCCGAATCGCCTCCTCCGGGCGCAGATCCATCAGCGCCTCGATGGCTCGGGCGGTGCGCTGCAGGGCTCTGGATTCGAGAGCGTTGGAGAGGGAGAAGAGGAAGAGCAGCATGGCGCCCTCCGCCAGTTCGCCGATGGCGGCGGCGCCCGCTGCTGAAACCAGCATCAGTAGGTCGACGTCGAGCTTGCGCTGGGCCAGGCTACGCACGGTCCGCACCAGGCTGTAGGCGCCGCCGGCGGCGTAGGAGCCGGCCCAGGCCAGGGCCTGGAGAGGCCAGCCCCAGCCGGCTTGAGCACCGAACCACGCGGTCAGGCCCAGACCCAGACAGACCACCGGAGTCCAGCGTGGCTCGCGGCCTTCCAGGAGGTCGTGGACCCAGGTGGGGAGGGAGTTGCGGAACTCTTGGCTCATCGAGGGATTCTCCCGGAGGCGGTGCGGTTCGACGGTTACCCGCGGAGTCTCTCTGCGCAGCTTATCGAAGATCGAGAGCGGGATCGGGGACGGGCCGGAAGCTTCGAGGAGTCTCTTGACAGCCTTCCGGCGCGATTCGACAATGTTGAAAAGAAGACCTGAATATCATTGACGTCCAATGACGAGAAGGAGGTTTCCATGAACCCTCGTGCAACTCTTGGCCTGGTCGCCGGGGCGCTGTCGGTGGTCACCAGTGCTGCCCATGCTTGGGCCGGCTGGCCCCCCTTCCACCACGCTCTCCACGATAGCGGTGTTGCCGGTGACGTCATCGCCGGCCTGCGGGTCGCCTGGTATCTTGGCTCGGTGGCGATGCTCACCTTCGGGATCCTGACCCTGCTGGCGGCGATCCGGGTTCTCCGGGATCAGCCGATCACCTTCGAAGCCGTGCAGGTCGTGGGCGTAGCCTACTTCCTCTTCGGCATGGTGGCTCTCCTCACCCAAACCCTCAACATCCACTTCCTGCTCTTCATCGTCACCGGTCTGCTGACCGGGGCCTTCGGCTTCTGGCACTTTCTGCTCGGGCGCTGAGGGAGTCGCGCTGCCTCCAACGGTGTGGGCCACGGATCCCTAAACAAGATGTTGACCAATTTAGGGACTGCCGGTATTATTCGCGCGTCTTGCCGATGAATTGTTGATTCCAGGGGTCTTGCCGGCTGCAGCCGGAGCGCTCTGCTTTGGCTCCCGGTACCGTTGGAGGCCGCCGCTCCCTTCCGGAGCTGGCGACACGTTTCATTCTTTTTGTGAGGAGCCTTCCATTATGCATCGGACCACTCTCGTCACCTCCCGCCGGCTGTTCGCCGTCGCCCTGATCTGCGCCGTCGGCTTTGCCACCGGTGTGGCCGCCAACTACTTGGGCAGCGGTACGCATCCCTCCAGCACCTTGGGCTGGGCCTACTCCGGCTACACCTCCGGTGGCGGTGGCAGCTACACCACCCCGGCCGTCAACGCAATGTCCACCTGGTCCAACCAGACCGATCTGTATCTCTACTACACCACCAGCAGCTGGGACGTCGTCTTCATCACCGACTTCTTCTCCGGTGGCTGGGCCGGCCTGGCGGTTTGCTACAACAACTCCGGTCAGAGCTGGCTGAGCAATCCGGCGGTGTTCAATCAGTCCCTCGCCTACTGCTACGCCTACAACGACCGCAACGACATGGACGGTGCCAGCCAGAGCCGGCGCCAGAACCTCTTCACGCACGAAGCGGGACATTGCTTCTCCCTCGCTCACCGGAGCAGCACCTCGAGCATCATGTACCCCTACGTGCAGTCCAAGACCACCCTCGATACGCAGGACCGGAACAACATCAACGCGCGGTACTGATCCCCGCGTCCTGATGGAAGAACTGTGGTTTAAGACATTCGAATGACTTTTCGAGAAAGAGGTTCATCAACCATGCGTCATGTCAAAGTACTCCTCGGTATCGCCTTGCTCTTCGCCGCTTCCGCGGCTCTCGGCTACTTCACCCAGCTCGGAACCCCTGATGCGGTCCTTCAGGGGGCCGGCGTGCACTCTCCGGCCATCTGGAATTCCGACGCCCTGACCCCGGCGGAGCTGGTGGATGAGGCGGACATCGTGGTTCGTGCCCAGGTGCTGGAGCAGACCGACACCTTCCTCTACACCCCGCAGCCGTACCAGAGTCCGGAAGCCGCCGCCCGCCTGACCTCCCAGGGCTATCAGGTTCCCCAGTTGCCCTTCACCGCGTCCCTGATCGAGGTTCTGGAGGTCTACTCCGGTGACGTCTCCGTCGGCGACCGCATCAAGGTCGGTCAGACTGCTGGCTTCATCGACGGTCAGAAGGCCGAGCTCCTCGACGATCCGCTCTACGAGATCGGCACCGAGCACGTGCTCTTCCTGCGCGACGTCAGCTCTGAGAAGAACAACTCCGGCTTCGCCACCGTCAACCCCGCGGGCCGTTACCGCGTGCTCGGCGACCAGCTGGAGATCCAGACCTCCTTCTTCGAGGTCGATCCCACCGCCGCTCCTCTCGATCTGCCGAGCCTCGAGGCCGCCATCCGCGCCGCCGTCGACGCGCCGAGCGGGCCGAGCCTGAGCCGCCACTAAGGCCTTCCGAGGCTGTTGGTCAAGGGCCGAGAGTCCTCTCCGCGAGGGCTTTCGGCCCTTTTCTCGTTCTGCCCGACTTCTTCCCTGCCAGCTTCTCCCCTGTCTCCTCCTGTGGATCCAGCCAGGCTTTCAACGATGCGATAAACTGGCCGGTACGACCATTCATGTTGCATCGCCCTGGCGAGCTACACCCCCAGCTGCAAGGGAGCACGAGGAGGCTGTTGGACTATGTATCGATCCGTTTTTCGCCCTGCCCTGTTTCTCTTGCTTATCCTCTTCGGCGCCGAGCTCGCTTCGCAAGCTCAAGCCCAGGGCATCGTCCGGGTTCCCCAGGACATCCCGACGCTGCAACAGGCGCTGGACCAACGGCGAACTGTGGGCGGCATCATCGAGTTGGCGCAGGGGACCTACGCGGCGCCGGGCAACGGTTTCCGGCTGCGCAATCCCCAGGCTGAGCTGACGGTGCGGGCGGCGGCCGGGGCGACGGTGGTGCTTGACGGCGGGGGTAGCTCCATCATCTTCGACCTGGAGGTCACCAACCTCTCCAACCGGCCGCGGATCTTCTTTCAGGATCTGATCTTCCGCAACGGTTTCTCCGATCGGGAGAAGAAGGGCGGGGCGGTGAGCGTGGTGGCGGGGCGGGCCTCCTTCGTCTCCTGCCGTTTCGAAGACAGCCGCTCCGAGGCGCCGTCCACCGGCGGCGGTGCGGTGCTCATCTTCGACGATGCCGACGTCGTCTTCATCGATTCTGAATTCTCCGGAAATTCCGCCCAAAACCGTGGCGGCGCGGTGTCGGTGGTGTTCTCCACCGCGGAGATCCACGACAGTGTCTTCACCGGCAACCGCACCAATTTGGCGGGCCATGCCAATACCGCTCCGGGCGGCGCTCTCTACATCCTCGACTCCAAGGTGCGGGTGGCGACCACTCATTTCGAGAACAACCAGGCCGGTTGGGTCGGCGGCGCCATCTACGTCTTCGGTGATTGGCGAGAGCCGTTGGCGAACCCGGCGGCGGAGGTGCAAATCTTCGATTCCAACTTCGTCGGAAATCGCGCTGCCAACCACCCCTGCTGCGTGCCCCCGGGGGCCACCGCCGGCGGTGCCGTGCACGTGGAAGACCATGCTACGGTGCGCATCTACCGCTCCGAGCTGATGGGCAATCGTGCCGAATCCGGTGGCGCTTTGGACGCTTACCGGGCAGAAGTGGAGATCTTTGACTCGGTGCTCGAGGGCAACTTCACCGAACCGCAGAATCGGCCCCAGACCTTCGGTGGAGCGATCTTCCTGGCTTCCTCCGATTTCAACGACGCGAGCACTCAATTCGGCCTGTTCAATCGGCGGCCGGCGAGTCTGCGGCTGGACGGCTCGCTGGTGGATGGCTCGCTCGCCAGCGGCGAGGCGGCGTCCCAGAACGGTGGCTGCATTGCCGCTGTGGGCGACCTCAACCGCCGCTTCGGTACCACCGCTGTCGATCCGGACGGCACTGTCGAGGAGAATCGCGCCCGGATCACCGCCCGGGGGACGATCTTTTCCAACTGCGAGAGCGAGGGCTTGAACCAGGGCGGCGACGGCCTGGGTGGCGCCGTCAATCTGCGCCTCACCGCTTTCACCGCGCGGGACTCTCTTTTCCTAGACTCCCAGTGCCGTACCGACAATTGCGGCGGCGGTGCGATGGCCGCCTCCAACGAGTCGCTGGTGGATATCGCCGGTAGCTCCTTTGCCGGCAACGCGGCTCATCGCGGGGGCGCCATCTTTCTCGGCGGCTCAACCATCCAGCTGCGCGATACCTTGTTCTCGGACAATCGCATTCTCACTCCCGGCGGCACCTCCGACATCCGCGACAGCCGGGGAGCGGCGCTCTTTGCCATCCCGGGCTTTTCGCCGACCCTGCCGGAGCGGGAGTCCGACGCCGACGGCGTGGTCCAGGATTGCACCTTCGCCAACAATCAGGGGGTGCCCCTCTTCGACGTCGATGTGGACGACGGACCCCACAACAACGTGCGCTACAACAACAACCGCTTCGGCCCAACGGGCTTCGGTAACAAGGTCTATGTCAATCGGTTGATCCGCGCTTCCGGCGAGTCGGTGGCGGAGCTCAACGCCCTGGTGGTGAACCGCACCGACGGCACTTCCGTGGACAAGAGCTCGGGAGGGAATCAAAGTCTTGGCAGTGCTCCTGTGGAAGGGCAGCTGGTGGCGGCGCCGCCGGCCCTCAGCCCGGAAGTCCCCGGCGGTACCATCGGCCGCACTCATCTCGGCTTCGCCTGGAGCGGCTCCAATGCTCGTCTGGGCAGCCAGAACCTGGCGCAGCGTAGTGGCGTGCAAGCGAGTACCGTTGCCGGCCGCACCGAGCTGCGCTCCGGCGCGACCCTTCTCGACGCCGCCACCCTGGCCGCCGCCCCGTGCTCCGTCGGGCCGCTGCTCTGCCTCAACCAGGACCGCTTCAAGCTCGGGGTCGACTGGCAGACTCCGAGGAATGAGTTCGGCCCGGGCTTGGCGGTGCCGTTGACCAACGACACGGGCTATTTCTTCTTCTTCAACGAGAGCAATGTGGAGCTGGTGGTGAAGATGCTCCGCGGCTGCGGCGTCAACCAGCATTTCTGGGCCTTCGCCGGCGGTTTGACCAACGTCAAGACCCAGCTGCGGGTCGTCGACTCCTTCTCCGGCCGGGTGCAGATCTACGACAACCCCCAGCGTACGGCCTTCCAGCCGATCCAGGACACCGGCGCCTTCCGCTCCTGCACCGCCAACGACCCCACCGCCCTCCTGGCGCTAGCCGAGCTCCTGCCCCTGCCGGAGCCCATGGGCACCTCCTTGACCCTCAACGAGGATCGCTTCGAGGTCCAGGTCTCCTTCCGCACGCCCCAGGGCCAGGAGGGGAACGGCCAGGCCATCAAGCTCACCTCCGACACCGGCTATTTCTTTTTCTTCGAGGAGGACAACGTGGAGCTGGTGGTCAAGGTGCTCCGTGGCTGCGGCGTCAACAATCACTATTGGGTCTTCGCCGGCGGTCTGACCAACGTCGAGGTGGACCTCACCATCACCGACACCCAGACCGGCGACACTCAGACTTACTCCAACCCCCTGCGCACGCCCTTCCAGCCGATCCAGGATACGGAGGCCTTTGCGACGTGTCCTTGAGGGGCGGGATCGTAAGGAGGCACCAATGCGCTTCTTGGAGCCGCTGCTTCTGGTCGGGGTAGTGCTCTTGGCCTGCCTCGCCTGCGCCACTCAAGGGCCCAATCCGGAGTGTGTCGGGGTGACGGTGCCCTACGAAGGGAAGATGGAGCTGGACCGCACGCCGGACCCGGGCCAGGAAGAAGGTCTTCTGATTCCAGCCAGCGTCGAGGAGGCCCTCGCCGAGATGGATCGGATGCTCTCGGAGGATTTCAAGCGGTCCCTGGCCTGCGGTACCGCCAAGGACGCCAAGTGGTACCACCTCAGCCTCGGCCGATGGATGCGCAACAACTGGGGCCTGTGGGGCGGTGGTCCCTTGGCGGAACATTTCAACGAGCTTGGCATCTTCCATCCGGACGACATGTCCGGGATTCTCGTCGCCTCCTACTATCGGCGCCTGCGGGGCGAGCCCATCCGGCTCGAAGAACAGATCCGCTACTACCAGGAGTTTTGGGCGGCGCACCTCCCGCCGGAGGAGGAATTCGTCTGTCCGGGGGATGACGAGCCGGCAGAAGAAGTTGGGTCCTGGGAAGCTCAACGGCCGCCGGAGCCGTGGATCGTCTACCACGTCTTCGAATGCGAGGATGGTCGCCTTTGGGAGTACGAGCACAACCAAGGCTGGAGCCCGGCCTCGGAGGAGACGCTACGCCAATTTGGTGAAGAGGTAGAGGCTCCGGGGGACGGCTGAAGCTTGGAGGACCGCTTCACCCGAGGTTCGCCGCGAGTAGGTCTAGAAGATACCAATGATGTCAATAGTGATACTATGAGCCCGAAAGCTAGAGTTGCGGATCTCGTGGAAGCGATGCGCCGCAACCCCAAGGACGTTCGCTTTCGGGACCTGTGTAGGGTGTGCGATGAATTCTTCGGTGAAGCTCGCCAGAGTAAGGGTAGCCATCGTATTTACAAAACGCCCTGGCCTGGAGATCCTCGAGTGAATATTCAGAATCACAAGGGTCGTGCCAAGGCCTACCAGGTACGACAGGTTCTTCGAGCCATCAGGAAGTTGGAGCGTGAACAATGAGTACCAGCTCGGATCACTACACCTATAGGGTGACCTGGTCGGAGGAGGACGAGGAGCACCTCGGGCTCTGCGCCGAGTTCCCCAGCTTGAGCTGGCTGGCGGAATCGCCGGAGGAGGCGCTCACCGGTATCCGCAGCCTGGTTTCCGACGTCGTCAAGGATCTTGAAGCCTCGAGAGAGTCTGTCCCGGAGCCCCTCGCCCTCAAGCGGTTCAGCGGTCGGTTCATGATTCGAGTTCCACCCGACACTCACCGCAGGCTCGCAATCGAGGCAGCAGAAGCCGGGGTGAGCCTCAACCGACTAGCCAGCGCCAAGCTCAACCGATAGTCGACTCACGCGGGTCAGGTCGAGCGCTACGAGGGACTCGACCCGGCCGTAGCCGGCCTGGTTCGCCTGAAGAGAATCTACTGGCCGGTGGGCTGAAGAAGCCGTTCAGCTCTTCAGTCTGACCGCCGCCGCAGCCCCTTCGCCCCCTGTCCGAGAATCAACGGCAACAAGGAAGCGATGAGGACCAAGGCCCATTCCTGGGGCCCTAAGGGAGTGGTGTCGAAGATCTGGCGCAGGGGAGGAAGGTAGAGGACGGCGAGCTGGAGGCCGATGGTGAGGGCGATGGCGCCCCAGGCCCAGGGGTTCTGGAACAGCCGGCGATTGAACAGCACCGCGCGGGGGCTGCGGGCGTTGAAGACGTGGAAGAGTTGGGTCAGGGCGAGGGTCATGAACGCGATGGTGCGGGCATGGGCCAGCTCCAGGCTCCAGATGTGGAGGGCCCACTGGAAGGTGATCAGGGGTACGGCGGTGAGCAGCAGGCCGTAGGTCAAAACCTGGAGCAGGAAGCGGCGGGAAAGAATCTCCGCTTGGGGATCTCGGGGCGGGCGGCCCATGACGTCGGGCTCTGCTGGTTCCAGGCCGAGGGCGAGGGCCGGGAAGACGTCGGTGACCAGGTTGAGCCAGAGGATTTGCAGCGGCAGCAGCGGGAGGGGTAGACCGCCGAGGACGCTGAGCAGCAGCACCAGGACCTCCGCCAGGTTGCAGGAGAAGAGGTAGAAGATGAATTTGCGGATGTTGTCGAAGATCACCCGGCCCTCTTCCACCGCCGCCGCGATGGTTTGAAAGCGGTCGTCGGCGAGGACTACCGAGGCGGCGTCCTTGGCGGCATCGGTGCCGCGACCGCCCATGGCGACGCCGATATCCGCTTTCTTGAGCGCGGGAGCGTCGTTGACCCCGTCGCCGAGCATGGCGACGATTTCTCCCCGTTCGTGGAAGGCGTCGACGATGCTCAGCTTGTCCGCCGGGCTGACCCGGCTGAAGGCCCCGATCCTCGGTAAGCGGCGGGCGAGCTCGGCGGCGGAGAGGCCGGTGAGATCGGAGCCGCCCAAGAGCTCGTCGTCCGGCCCCAGCAGTCCCAGCTGCTCGGCGACGGCGGTGGCGGTGGCTCGCTGGTCGCCGGTGAGCATGACGGTGCGGACACCGGCTTCGTGGAGCAGGCGGATGGTGTCGGCGACGCCGTCGGCGGGCGGGTCGCTGATCGCCGCCAGGGCCAGGAATGTGAGGTCTTGGAGAACTTCCTTCTCAACCGCTGCGTCGTGGACCGGTTGGCTCGGGGGCGGCGAGCCCGCCGGCAAACGGCGCTGGGCCAGGGCCAGGACTCGCAGTCCTTCGGTGGCCAGGGCCTCGTTGGCGTCCAGGAGTCGTTGCCTTTCCTCGGGCTCGAGGAGCTGCTCGCCGGCGGCGGTGAGCTGACGGCCACAGAGATCGAGCACCCGACCGGGGGCTCCCTTCACACACACCAGCGTTCTGGCCTCCTGGGCCTCCTGGGCCTCCTGGGCCCCCTGGGCCTCCTGGGCTTCCCGGTGGTGGAAGGTGGCCATGAGCATGCGCTCGCTGGAGAACGGGAGCTCTCCGGTTTCCGGGAATATAGACAACAGGTCAGCCCGGTCCACACCGGCCTTTCTCGCGGCGATCAGCAGCGCCGCTTCCGTGGGGTCTCCATGCACCACCCCCTCTGCATCCACCCGGGCGCGGTTGGCCAGGACCGCCGCGCACAATGCCTCTTCCAAGCCCGGTACCGTCGTCGGGTCTTCCAGCGCCTGGCCGTTTCGCTGCAGCTCTCCCGCCGCAGCGTAGCCCGCGCCGGTGATCTCGACCTCGTCCTCGGCGGTGACCAGACGGGTGACGGTCATTTCCCCGGCGGTGAGGGTGCCGGTCTTGTCGGTGCAGACGACGGTGGCTGAGCCCAGGGTCTCGACGGCGGGAAGCCTGCGCACCAGCGCCCGGCGACGGGCCATGCGGTGCATGCCGACGGCGAGGGTGATGGTGGCCACCACCGGCAGACCCTCGGGGACGGCAGCGATGGCCAGAGCGAGGCCGGTCTCCACCATCAACCACCAGCTGCCTCCCCGCGCGATGCCGACCACGGCTACCACCGCCGCCAGGGAAAGGGTCAGCCAGATCATGCGCCGGCCCAGGGCGTCGAGTCGCTGTTCCAGCGGAGTCTTTTCCACCTCGGTCTTGCGCACCAGGTCCGTGATGGTCCCGACCTCGGTGGCGGCACCAGTGCCGGTGACCACTGCCAGCCCGTGGCCGCGGGCCACCAACGTTCCCTGATAGACCATGGAGGTGCGATCGGCGAGG from Acidobacteriota bacterium encodes the following:
- a CDS encoding DUF6794 domain-containing protein → MRFLEPLLLVGVVLLACLACATQGPNPECVGVTVPYEGKMELDRTPDPGQEEGLLIPASVEEALAEMDRMLSEDFKRSLACGTAKDAKWYHLSLGRWMRNNWGLWGGGPLAEHFNELGIFHPDDMSGILVASYYRRLRGEPIRLEEQIRYYQEFWAAHLPPEEEFVCPGDDEPAEEVGSWEAQRPPEPWIVYHVFECEDGRLWEYEHNQGWSPASEETLRQFGEEVEAPGDG
- a CDS encoding HAD-IC family P-type ATPase, which encodes MPLQNQPQPLGRPEPDPRLRRHRGRPAEPAGVEAQEPWHALPAPEVVQRLESSEAGLSAEEAARRLQRWGPNTLAIAPPISPWKILVAQTKSLVVGLLFGAAVLALAAGDIVESVSIFVVLLVNVALGFFTELGARQAMEGLRKLQVPTARVRRDGQELTVPAAELVPGDLLVLEEGAAVAADARLLQAADLRTLEAPLTGEPYPVSKQAEAVEAATLLADRTSMVYQGTLVARGHGLAVVTGTGAATEVGTITDLVRKTEVEKTPLEQRLDALGRRMIWLTLSLAAVVAVVGIARGGSWWLMVETGLALAIAAVPEGLPVVATITLAVGMHRMARRRALVRRLPAVETLGSATVVCTDKTGTLTAGEMTVTRLVTAEDEVEITGAGYAAAGELQRNGQALEDPTTVPGLEEALCAAVLANRARVDAEGVVHGDPTEAALLIAARKAGVDRADLLSIFPETGELPFSSERMLMATFHHREAQEAQGAQEAQEAQEARTLVCVKGAPGRVLDLCGRQLTAAGEQLLEPEERQRLLDANEALATEGLRVLALAQRRLPAGSPPPSQPVHDAAVEKEVLQDLTFLALAAISDPPADGVADTIRLLHEAGVRTVMLTGDQRATATAVAEQLGLLGPDDELLGGSDLTGLSAAELARRLPRIGAFSRVSPADKLSIVDAFHERGEIVAMLGDGVNDAPALKKADIGVAMGGRGTDAAKDAASVVLADDRFQTIAAAVEEGRVIFDNIRKFIFYLFSCNLAEVLVLLLSVLGGLPLPLLPLQILWLNLVTDVFPALALGLEPAEPDVMGRPPRDPQAEILSRRFLLQVLTYGLLLTAVPLITFQWALHIWSLELAHARTIAFMTLALTQLFHVFNARSPRAVLFNRRLFQNPWAWGAIALTIGLQLAVLYLPPLRQIFDTTPLGPQEWALVLIASLLPLILGQGAKGLRRRSD
- a CDS encoding toxin-antitoxin system HicB family antitoxin yields the protein MSTSSDHYTYRVTWSEEDEEHLGLCAEFPSLSWLAESPEEALTGIRSLVSDVVKDLEASRESVPEPLALKRFSGRFMIRVPPDTHRRLAIEAAEAGVSLNRLASAKLNR
- a CDS encoding matrixin family metalloprotease; this encodes MHRTTLVTSRRLFAVALICAVGFATGVAANYLGSGTHPSSTLGWAYSGYTSGGGGSYTTPAVNAMSTWSNQTDLYLYYTTSSWDVVFITDFFSGGWAGLAVCYNNSGQSWLSNPAVFNQSLAYCYAYNDRNDMDGASQSRRQNLFTHEAGHCFSLAHRSSTSSIMYPYVQSKTTLDTQDRNNINARY
- a CDS encoding heavy metal translocating P-type ATPase gives rise to the protein MSQEFRNSLPTWVHDLLEGREPRWTPVVCLGLGLTAWFGAQAGWGWPLQALAWAGSYAAGGAYSLVRTVRSLAQRKLDVDLLMLVSAAGAAAIGELAEGAMLLFLFSLSNALESRALQRTARAIEALMDLRPEEAIRLTESDEEERVPVAELSLGERVRVRPGERIPVDGSVEAGHTAVDQAALTGESMPVSRSAGEPVLAGSINVGGTVSVTVEKLESESALSRMIHLVQEAREAKAPTQRFIDRFEQGYTATVLFAATVAVLAPLAFGQAFEPTFYRAMTLLVVASPCAVVISTPATILAALAHAARRGLLFKGGAPMEEFAHLEVVAFDKTGTLTRGRPAVTSVVPLAGGDEQRVLALAAAVEHLSEHHLAQAIVEHAAARQIATPAARNLRNHRGQGAVAEVEGRHVAVGRQDFAFDTAGFRPSAEDLQKIEELEAGGKTVVFVAGTDSTHPGAATATIAGAIAIEDQVRPEAAAALAELKRQGVRRTLLLTGDNEQVAERVAKELGVDEWRAGLMPEDKVAALRELTEAGTRVAMVGDGVNDAPALATATVGIAMGIAGTDAALETADLVLVRDELQLLAYASRLARRSLRIVRQNLAFACGVIAILVVVTLVHGVPLPLGVVGHEGSTLLVVLNGLRVLRPLR